In Leptospiraceae bacterium, a genomic segment contains:
- a CDS encoding transglutaminase domain-containing protein codes for MKHKIMKEYLQPSYFIDSDSEIVKSYYRPILSGNETEMEMAIKLFYHVRDGISYDPYRVDLHREALRASSVIQKGYGFCITKAILLTAVYRSAGLPARPGFADVKNHLNSKRLREVMKTDVFIFHGYTEVLINGKWFKLTPAFDKKLCEKAGVIPLDFDGTEDAIFHPFDVSGKKHMEYIRERGSFIDLPYEEILDEYEKYYPHIPVKMNLRFAPEKYRGKSFEEEVEKHS; via the coding sequence TTGAAGCATAAGATAATGAAAGAATATTTACAACCCAGCTATTTTATTGATAGCGATTCGGAAATAGTCAAATCCTATTACCGGCCTATCCTCTCAGGAAATGAAACAGAAATGGAAATGGCTATTAAACTCTTTTACCATGTTCGAGACGGAATCTCTTATGATCCTTACCGTGTTGACCTGCACAGAGAAGCCCTGCGAGCCAGTTCGGTGATTCAAAAAGGATATGGTTTTTGCATTACTAAAGCAATCCTCTTAACCGCGGTCTATCGTTCGGCAGGACTCCCGGCAAGACCGGGCTTTGCGGATGTGAAAAACCATCTAAATTCGAAACGACTTCGAGAAGTAATGAAAACAGATGTGTTTATCTTTCACGGGTATACAGAAGTTTTAATTAATGGGAAATGGTTTAAACTCACTCCCGCTTTTGATAAAAAACTCTGTGAGAAAGCCGGCGTCATTCCTCTGGATTTTGATGGAACGGAAGATGCTATCTTTCACCCCTTCGATGTATCCGGTAAAAAACACATGGAATACATAAGGGAGAGAGGAAGTTTTATTGACCTACCCTATGAAGAAATATTGGATGAATATGAAAAATACTACCCTCATATTCCGGTAAAAATGAACCTTCGCTTTGCTCCGGAGAAGTATAGAGGAAAAAGCTTTGAAGAGGAAGTGGAAAAACACTCTTAA